DNA sequence from the Janibacter sp. CX7 genome:
CGTCTTGCCTTCCTCCACCTCGACGGATCCGGCCACACCCTGCCCGAGGTCGGGGCCGAGGTGCTCCTCGGCGACAAGGTCGTCGGCCGCATCACCTCCCGTGCTCGCCACCACGAGGACGGGCCGATCGCCCTCGCCGTGCTCAAGCGCAACACCGACGCCGCCGCCGACCTGCTCGTCGCCCCCGACGTCGCGGCGGCCCAGACGGTGATCGTCCCGCGCTGACGGCTCTGCGCCCGGAGGTGACTCCGCTCACCAACCGCTGCCTACGGCTTGCACATGCTAACTACGGCAAGCACAATGGTGGCCATGTCGAAGAATCCGCTGGAGGGCCTGCCGAGCCACCTCGGCAACTCCCTGGGCGACTACCTGCGTGAGCAGCGCGTCCTGGCCAAGCTCTCCGTGCGGCAGCTGTCGGCGCTGGCCGGGATCTCCAACCCCTATCTCTCCCAGATCGAGCGGGGGGTCAAGCGGCCGAGCGCCGACATCCTCCAGCAGATCGCCAGGGGCCTGTCGATCTCGGCCGAGACCCTCTACGTCCAGGCGGGTCTGCTCGACCCCAAGGACGCGGCAGCGGAGGCCGGGGCCACGACCCGGGCCGCCATCCGCACCGACCCCGCGCTGACCGCACGTCAGCGTCAGACCCTGCTCGAGATCTATGAGTCCTTCGTCGGCGCGGAGCCCGCGACGTCGCAGGACACGGCCGAGCCGTCGCGCCCGACCCCTCGGGCACGGGCGACGCGCAAGGCGGCCAAGCAGGCGAAGGGGGCCGCACCGGCCTCCGGGGGCGCGGCCGCGAAGAAGGTCGCCACGAAGAAGGCCAGCACAGCGAAGGTCGCCAAGAGCACGGCCAGCACCACCACGGCCGGCACCAAGAAGAAGGCCGCCGGCACGGCGGCCAGCACGAAGGGCTCGACGTCGTCGTCGGGCTCGAAGACCGCGGCCCCGGCCGCCAAGCGCGCACCGCGCGGGTCGCAGTCCTCGTCTCGCTCGACTACCACCAGGAGAACCTCATGAGCGTCACCACCACCGTCAAGAAGGTCGTCACCGACCAGACCTACGCCACCATCGGCGCCACCGACCTGACCGTCGAGACCTTCCGCGG
Encoded proteins:
- a CDS encoding helix-turn-helix domain-containing protein, giving the protein MSKNPLEGLPSHLGNSLGDYLREQRVLAKLSVRQLSALAGISNPYLSQIERGVKRPSADILQQIARGLSISAETLYVQAGLLDPKDAAAEAGATTRAAIRTDPALTARQRQTLLEIYESFVGAEPATSQDTAEPSRPTPRARATRKAAKQAKGAAPASGGAAAKKVATKKASTAKVAKSTASTTTAGTKKKAAGTAASTKGSTSSSGSKTAAPAAKRAPRGSQSSSRSTTTRRTS